A genomic stretch from Methylorubrum extorquens includes:
- the xerC gene encoding ptyrosine recombinase xerC, integrase/recombinase Ripx (xerC) (Evidence 2b : Function from indirect experimental evidences (e.g. phenotypes); PubMedId : 10744667, 7715441; Product type e : enzyme) — protein MMRTASLTAVDPEALLPPGDAALRAAMRGWREALARERRMAANTVEAYERDLRQFLIHRAARSGTPTIAGLIALKPRDLRAFMAARRAEGIGGRSLMRMLAGLRSFARFLEREGHGSVAALGAVRSPKVERRLPRPLPISAALAMTAPETRPDDDRAPWVLARDAAVIALLYGSGLRISEALGLTARDAPMPGIDEVRVTGKGGKVRAVPVLPAVAEAVAAYLSLCPHPLDPEGPLFVGVKGGPLSPRVVQYAVSALRGALGLPESATPHALRHSFATHLLARRGELRAIQELLGHASLSTTQIYTKVDAARLMSAFEDAHPRARRLPPSEPPSARSETVDAEQGTSARSGYAVRQDRPVERRNA, from the coding sequence ATGATGCGCACCGCGTCCCTCACCGCCGTCGATCCCGAAGCCCTGCTGCCGCCGGGCGACGCCGCCCTGCGCGCGGCGATGCGGGGCTGGCGCGAGGCGCTGGCGCGGGAGCGGCGCATGGCCGCCAACACGGTCGAGGCTTATGAGCGCGACCTGCGCCAGTTTCTAATCCATCGCGCCGCCCGCTCCGGCACGCCCACCATCGCCGGGCTGATCGCCCTGAAACCCCGCGACCTGCGCGCCTTCATGGCCGCGCGCCGGGCCGAGGGGATCGGCGGGCGCTCCCTGATGCGGATGCTGGCGGGTCTGCGCTCCTTCGCCCGCTTCCTCGAACGGGAGGGGCACGGCAGCGTCGCGGCGCTCGGCGCGGTGCGCTCGCCCAAGGTCGAGCGCCGCCTGCCGCGCCCGCTTCCCATCTCCGCCGCGCTGGCGATGACCGCGCCCGAGACCCGTCCCGACGACGACCGCGCCCCGTGGGTGCTCGCCCGCGACGCGGCGGTGATCGCCCTCCTCTACGGCTCGGGCCTGCGCATCTCGGAGGCGCTGGGGCTCACCGCCCGCGACGCGCCGATGCCGGGCATCGACGAGGTGCGGGTGACGGGCAAGGGTGGGAAGGTCCGCGCCGTGCCGGTGCTGCCGGCGGTGGCCGAGGCGGTGGCCGCCTACCTGTCGCTGTGCCCGCACCCCCTCGATCCGGAGGGACCGCTCTTCGTCGGCGTGAAGGGCGGGCCGCTCTCGCCGCGAGTGGTCCAGTACGCGGTTTCCGCGCTCCGCGGCGCGCTCGGCCTGCCCGAGAGCGCGACCCCGCACGCCCTGCGACACTCCTTCGCAACCCATCTGCTCGCCCGCCGGGGCGAGCTGCGGGCGATCCAGGAATTGCTCGGCCACGCCTCGCTCTCGACCACGCAGATCTACACCAAGGTCGATGCCGCCCGCCTGATGAGCGCCTTCGAGGACGCCCATCCCCGCGCCCGGCGGCTGCCGCCCTCGGAACCGCCGTCCGCGCGTTCCGAAACCGTTGATGCAGAGCAAGGCACGAGCGCCCGATCCGGCTATGCTGTCCGGCAGGACAGGCCGGTGGAGCGTAGAAATGCGTGA
- a CDS encoding protein of unknown function; putative exported protein (Evidence 5 : Unknown function) — MRVSGICLAILPVLAVLAVTATVKTLLLPVTAVRLLARGRAARA, encoded by the coding sequence ATGCGCGTGAGCGGAATCTGTCTCGCGATCCTGCCGGTCCTCGCCGTTCTGGCCGTCACGGCCACGGTGAAGACGCTCCTCCTCCCCGTCACCGCCGTGCGCCTGCTCGCCCGCGGCCGCGCCGCGCGGGCCTGA
- a CDS encoding putative phosphoglycerate mutase (Evidence 3 : Putative function from multiple computational evidences; Product type e : enzyme) codes for MSGVPTIWFVRHGQTDWNAEGRLQGHRDTDLNANGLAHAAEAAARLRRIAGAELPTADYVASPLTRTRRTMEILRTGIGLPAGGYRADMRLREIGFGAWEGRTWAEIRRRDPAGAAARDRDRWGYQPRGEGAESYAMVEARVEEVVAELRRPTVMVAHGGVARALLVVAGHLDIYAAPRLGIRQGSILVIEPGGWRWA; via the coding sequence ATGAGCGGGGTTCCGACGATCTGGTTCGTGCGCCATGGCCAGACCGACTGGAATGCGGAGGGGCGCCTTCAGGGCCACCGCGATACCGATCTCAACGCCAACGGGCTCGCCCACGCGGCGGAGGCGGCCGCGCGCCTGCGCCGGATCGCCGGAGCGGAACTGCCCACCGCCGACTACGTCGCGAGCCCGCTCACCCGCACCCGTCGGACGATGGAGATCCTGCGCACCGGCATCGGCCTGCCCGCGGGGGGCTACCGGGCCGATATGCGGCTGCGGGAGATCGGCTTCGGCGCCTGGGAGGGCCGGACCTGGGCCGAGATCCGGCGGCGCGATCCCGCAGGCGCCGCCGCGCGCGACCGCGATCGCTGGGGCTACCAGCCGCGCGGGGAAGGGGCGGAGAGCTACGCGATGGTCGAGGCGCGGGTGGAGGAAGTGGTGGCGGAGCTACGCCGCCCGACCGTGATGGTCGCCCATGGCGGCGTCGCCCGGGCGCTGCTGGTCGTCGCCGGCCATCTCGACATCTACGCCGCCCCGCGGCTCGGCATCCGCCAGGGCAGCATTCTCGTCATCGAACCCGGCGGCTGGCGCTGGGCTTGA
- a CDS encoding putative lactoylglutathione lyase (Evidence 3 : Putative function from multiple computational evidences; PubMedId : 10882093, 16926146; Product type e : enzyme) — translation MAKPVHTMIRVRDEARSRDYYARAFGLEPADRFDFPDFTLLYLRDPSSPFELELTVNKDRAEPYNLGDGYGHLAFVVEDAEAEHARFEREGLPATPVKTLKHGDTALATFFFATDPDGYKIEVIQKGGRFA, via the coding sequence ATGGCCAAGCCCGTCCACACCATGATCCGCGTCCGCGACGAGGCGCGCTCGCGCGACTATTATGCCCGCGCCTTCGGCCTGGAGCCGGCCGACCGGTTCGATTTTCCGGATTTCACGCTGCTCTACCTGCGCGACCCGTCCTCGCCGTTCGAACTCGAACTGACGGTCAACAAGGACCGCGCCGAGCCCTACAATCTCGGCGACGGCTACGGTCACCTCGCCTTCGTGGTGGAGGATGCCGAGGCCGAGCATGCCCGCTTCGAACGCGAGGGGCTTCCGGCCACGCCGGTCAAAACCCTCAAGCACGGCGACACCGCGCTCGCGACCTTCTTCTTCGCCACCGACCCGGATGGCTACAAGATCGAGGTGATCCAGAAGGGCGGCCGCTTCGCCTGA
- a CDS encoding protein of unknown function; putative exported protein (Evidence 5 : Unknown function), giving the protein MRSGAASVFFPLFGLVLTLGAADAQTPPEAVGARPLVIPQVEGERQGKVLGRALACGAGRERVDRVLRAGRERMMAAVGRALTEERYALALDDAMRLETSLPAPSASACEKALAGLERLEKAP; this is encoded by the coding sequence ATGCGCTCAGGGGCCGCTTCCGTCTTCTTCCCCCTGTTCGGGCTCGTGCTCACGCTCGGCGCGGCCGATGCGCAGACGCCGCCGGAGGCCGTCGGAGCCCGGCCGCTGGTGATCCCCCAGGTCGAGGGCGAGCGCCAGGGCAAGGTACTGGGCCGGGCGCTCGCCTGCGGCGCGGGGCGCGAGCGGGTCGATCGGGTGTTGAGAGCTGGCCGCGAGCGCATGATGGCGGCGGTCGGCCGGGCGCTCACGGAGGAGCGCTACGCCCTGGCGCTCGACGACGCGATGCGCCTGGAGACGAGCCTGCCGGCACCCTCTGCAAGTGCGTGCGAGAAGGCGCTGGCCGGGCTCGAACGCCTGGAGAAGGCGCCGTAG